One Alkaliphilus sp. B6464 genomic window carries:
- a CDS encoding DUF1576 domain-containing protein, which yields MQNPIEHIMDNKSEKQSTLNNAIIVSDVTKYGVVLFYAVFILISAFYFNNIAEIIGGICRIIVAPSILVSDYIVIGNIGSTLVNSGLVMIASIVIAKISNAEMNGPLVAAIFTIGAFAFFGKNIYNIWSIFLGVYFYALLRKEKFSKYIIVAFFGTALGPLVSQISFGLDFPIIYGVILGNIAGVMAGFIMPPLATHFSKFHQGFNLYNMGFTAGIVGSLFMSILRGYGKNNEALAIVSKGNNLVFTIYLSIIFTTMIMLGYILNNRSFAGYGKLLKRSGRASSDFIALEGFGLTMVNMGLVGFLALAYVILVKGELNGPTIGGILTIVAFAAFGKHARNILPIFLGVFLACATQVWDVNATGPLLAALFGTTLAPIAGQYGWKIGTLAGFTHMTLVMNTGYLHGGMNLYNNGFAGGIVAASLVPIVNGIMKRDE from the coding sequence ATGCAGAATCCTATAGAACATATAATGGATAACAAAAGCGAAAAACAATCCACATTGAATAATGCTATAATTGTATCTGACGTAACTAAGTATGGTGTTGTACTATTTTATGCTGTATTTATATTAATTTCTGCTTTTTATTTTAATAATATAGCAGAAATTATAGGTGGAATATGTAGAATTATTGTTGCGCCGAGTATATTAGTTTCAGATTATATAGTCATAGGTAATATTGGGTCCACTTTAGTTAATTCTGGACTTGTTATGATTGCATCAATAGTTATTGCTAAAATTAGCAATGCAGAAATGAATGGTCCTCTTGTAGCAGCAATTTTTACTATAGGAGCATTTGCGTTTTTCGGTAAGAATATATACAATATTTGGTCTATATTTTTAGGAGTATACTTTTATGCTTTATTACGTAAAGAGAAGTTTAGTAAATATATAATTGTTGCTTTTTTTGGGACAGCCCTTGGACCCTTAGTTAGTCAGATTAGTTTTGGGTTGGACTTTCCAATAATATATGGAGTTATTTTAGGGAATATAGCTGGAGTCATGGCAGGGTTTATTATGCCTCCATTAGCTACACATTTTAGTAAGTTTCATCAAGGATTTAATTTATATAATATGGGTTTTACTGCTGGAATTGTAGGGTCACTATTTATGTCTATACTTAGAGGCTATGGAAAAAACAATGAAGCTCTAGCGATAGTAAGTAAAGGTAATAATCTAGTTTTTACTATTTACTTGTCTATAATATTTACCACTATGATTATGTTAGGATATATTTTAAATAATAGAAGCTTTGCTGGATATGGAAAACTATTAAAAAGATCAGGTAGAGCCAGTTCGGATTTTATTGCATTAGAAGGATTTGGGTTAACTATGGTCAACATGGGATTGGTTGGATTTTTAGCTTTAGCCTATGTAATACTAGTAAAAGGTGAGTTAAATGGACCAACAATTGGCGGCATTCTTACTATAGTAGCTTTTGCTGCATTTGGTAAACATGCTAGAAATATTTTACCAATTTTTTTAGGCGTTTTTCTAGCATGCGCGACCCAAGTATGGGATGTAAATGCCACTGGACCTTTATTGGCGGCGCTGTTTGGAACTACATTAGCTCCAATCGCTGGACAATATGGATGGAAAATTGGAACTTTAGCTGGATTTACGCATATGACATTAGTAATGAATACAGGGTATCTACATGGCGGAATGAACTTATATAATAACGGTTTTGCTGGTGGTATTGTTGCAGCGAGCTTAGTTCCTATTGTTAATGGAATAATGAAAAGAGATGAATGA
- a CDS encoding folate family ECF transporter S component, which produces MDNNEKISSRRPMYSNRLSTKSLVLAAIFVAMNIILSRLGAIMLFNGSVRFSFGNIPLILSGLVLGPGAGAMTGGIADLLGFFINSHGGAFHPGFTLSSILTGTIPGIVMFLSPTKKSSLLNVVVSNISILIVVSLLLNTYWLSQLQGNAYLVLLPARAATSIIITILNILITYPLIKSLEKTGLILDKTK; this is translated from the coding sequence ATGGATAACAACGAGAAAATTTCGTCTAGGAGACCCATGTATAGCAATCGTTTATCAACAAAATCCCTAGTTCTAGCTGCTATCTTTGTAGCTATGAATATTATTCTATCGAGGCTTGGTGCTATTATGCTATTTAATGGCAGTGTACGCTTTAGCTTTGGTAATATCCCTTTAATATTATCTGGATTAGTTTTAGGACCAGGAGCAGGAGCTATGACTGGTGGAATAGCCGATTTACTAGGTTTTTTTATTAATTCCCACGGTGGAGCATTTCATCCCGGTTTTACACTCAGCTCTATATTAACAGGAACAATTCCAGGAATAGTTATGTTTTTAAGTCCTACTAAAAAATCTTCTCTATTAAATGTAGTTGTATCTAATATATCTATATTAATTGTAGTAAGTCTTCTTTTAAATACTTATTGGCTTTCACAACTACAAGGAAATGCATATTTAGTATTATTGCCAGCTAGAGCTGCTACTAGCATAATTATTACTATATTGAATATATTAATAACCTATCCATTAATTAAAAGTTTAGAAAAAACTGGATTAATATTGGATAAGACAAAATAA
- the grxC gene encoding glutaredoxin 3, whose product MKDIIIYTKNYCPYCKKAVSLLSSKGVPFKEIDITYDDLTFNKVMEKTGWDTVPQVFIDEEFLGGCDDIHALDEQGLLDKKLGLN is encoded by the coding sequence TTGAAGGATATCATTATATATACGAAAAATTACTGTCCTTATTGCAAAAAAGCAGTATCTCTTTTATCTTCTAAAGGAGTTCCATTTAAAGAAATTGACATAACATATGATGATCTAACTTTTAATAAAGTTATGGAAAAAACAGGTTGGGATACAGTGCCTCAAGTTTTTATAGACGAAGAGTTCCTTGGTGGTTGTGATGATATCCATGCTTTAGATGAGCAAGGATTACTGGACAAAAAGTTAGGTTTAAATTAA
- a CDS encoding DUF4363 family protein, producing the protein MRTVVVTLLILVIFIVGTFMINQYINRSCEKLLEDIKILNKSINENEWSQAKDRLEGLKAQWKDTKKIWQLFLEHYEMDAIDIAIARLSQYVEIEERTSALGELGEFRLLISHIKDKGSLKLVNVL; encoded by the coding sequence ATGCGTACTGTAGTAGTTACTTTGCTTATTCTAGTAATTTTTATTGTAGGTACATTTATGATTAATCAATATATTAATCGTAGTTGTGAAAAATTACTTGAAGATATAAAAATATTAAATAAGTCTATAAATGAAAATGAGTGGAGTCAGGCTAAAGATCGTCTTGAAGGCCTTAAAGCTCAATGGAAAGATACTAAAAAGATATGGCAACTATTTTTGGAGCATTATGAAATGGATGCTATAGATATTGCTATTGCAAGATTAAGTCAATATGTAGAAATAGAGGAGAGAACATCGGCGTTAGGAGAACTGGGGGAATTCAGGTTATTGATTAGTCATATTAAAGACAAAGGAAGCTTAAAGTTAGTAAATGTATTATAA
- a CDS encoding YetF domain-containing protein, whose product MFVVFVRAILLYSLVVVVIRMMGKRQVAEMQPFELVIMIMIAELAATPMEDVGIPLINGVIPIIALLSMQVLISYFSLKSEKFREIICGKPSILIHKGRIDQSELRRQRVNMNDLLEALRNKDYFNISDIDYAILETNGQMSILPKADKRPVITSDLYSYDHIQYEELPVTLIVDGKLNDTKLRKAGYDENWLMNQLGKQNIDNIENVFFAFLSSDKIFYAQEKQN is encoded by the coding sequence ATGTTTGTTGTATTTGTAAGAGCAATACTATTATATTCTCTAGTAGTTGTTGTTATTAGAATGATGGGTAAGCGACAAGTAGCAGAAATGCAGCCATTTGAGCTAGTAATAATGATAATGATTGCAGAACTTGCAGCTACACCAATGGAGGATGTTGGAATCCCTTTAATAAATGGAGTTATTCCGATAATTGCTCTATTATCTATGCAGGTTTTAATTTCATACTTTTCATTAAAAAGTGAAAAATTTCGGGAGATCATTTGTGGAAAACCTAGTATATTAATACATAAGGGTAGAATAGACCAATCTGAATTGCGTAGACAGAGGGTTAATATGAATGATCTTTTAGAAGCACTTAGAAATAAGGATTATTTCAATATTAGTGATATAGATTATGCAATCTTAGAAACCAATGGGCAGATGAGTATACTTCCCAAAGCAGATAAAAGACCTGTTATAACATCAGACTTATACTCGTATGATCATATTCAATATGAAGAACTACCTGTGACGCTAATTGTTGATGGGAAATTAAATGATACTAAGCTAAGAAAAGCAGGGTATGACGAAAATTGGTTAATGAATCAGCTCGGAAAACAGAATATAGATAACATAGAAAATGTATTTTTTGCTTTTTTATCCTCTGACAAGATTTTTTACGCACAAGAGAAGCAAAATTAG
- the uppP gene encoding undecaprenyl-diphosphatase UppP, with protein MTVIKAIILGVIQGLTEFLPVSSSGHLAVAQQLLKVPEDRILFFTIMMHLGTLFSIFVVYAKDIAMIIVEFLRLLGELITGKGLRLNNEYRKLGVFIIIATIPTGLMGIFLDDLFASFYTSTIVIGIALMITGTLLWIAEKSNSGKRTIKDMHGLDALIVGIFQGLAITPGISRSGSTIVGSLFRGFDKELATKFSFLISIPAILGATVFEVKDVLEVGMGDITIGILVAGVLAAFISGLFAIRTLINFIKKEKLYYFSFYTWIVGAVVILTSIF; from the coding sequence ATGACAGTCATAAAAGCTATTATATTAGGTGTCATTCAAGGGCTTACAGAATTTTTGCCAGTCAGTAGCTCTGGTCATTTAGCAGTTGCTCAGCAGCTTTTAAAGGTTCCTGAGGATCGAATTCTTTTCTTTACAATAATGATGCACTTAGGTACATTATTTTCGATATTTGTTGTTTATGCTAAAGACATAGCTATGATTATTGTAGAATTCCTTCGTCTATTAGGTGAATTAATTACAGGAAAAGGTTTAAGGCTCAATAATGAATATAGAAAGCTTGGTGTTTTTATTATTATTGCAACAATACCAACAGGATTGATGGGAATATTCCTCGACGATCTATTTGCTAGTTTCTATACATCTACCATAGTAATTGGTATTGCATTAATGATAACAGGTACACTCTTATGGATAGCTGAAAAATCTAATTCTGGGAAAAGAACCATCAAAGATATGCATGGATTAGACGCTTTAATAGTAGGTATATTCCAAGGACTTGCTATTACACCTGGTATTTCAAGATCTGGATCTACCATTGTAGGTTCTCTTTTTAGGGGATTTGATAAGGAGTTAGCTACTAAATTTTCCTTTTTAATTTCTATTCCTGCTATTCTTGGAGCAACTGTATTTGAAGTTAAGGATGTTCTTGAGGTGGGTATGGGAGATATCACTATAGGTATTTTAGTAGCTGGTGTACTAGCCGCCTTCATATCTGGTTTGTTTGCTATTAGGACTTTAATTAACTTTATAAAGAAAGAAAAGTTATATTACTTCTCTTTTTATACTTGGATTGTAGGAGCAGTTGTAATATTAACATCAATATTCTAA